The Calditrichota bacterium genome includes the window TTACAATTACCATTTTTGACCTGATTGGAAAAAAAGTGGCAACTTTATTAAATAATGTTACCTATAAAGCAGGTAAGCATACTGTTTCATGGGATGCAACAAAACTTGCCAGTGGCCTTTATTTTATCCAGCTCGTGGCGGGTAAAAACATCCAAACACGCAAAGCAATTTTGATGAAATAGTTAAACTAAATGATCCACATAAAAATCCCATTATGAATAATCCTTAATGGGATTTTTTTTAGCACAATCTTTCTAAATACGTTCCAAAATAACTACTTCTATTTGAAATAGTTTTGCTCTCAAAAGAGAAAATAGTTAGAAATATTTTTCTATAGAATATTTTAAAATTTGAAAAATATTAAAATACCCCTTTTTTTTCCTGCCATGAAATGCTTATATTAAAAACCTTGATGTGAAAAAAGCCGGTGTGGAGGAGATAATCCGTACCCGGGCTGGGCTACACCGGCATTTTTTCTTTTAAGTTCCATTTATATCTACCCGGATATAAACTTTGAAATAAACTTCCCATACACATATTGACGATTGCTTAAGATATTATTCTAAAACAAATATTTAGAAGAAGTAAAGAATGACAGAAAAATTAAAAATTGAATTAATTATTTTCGATTTAGATGGGACTTTGGCAGAAACACGACAGGATATTGCTGATGCGGCTAATTACATGCTGGCTCAACTCAAATTGCCAACCTTGCCTGAAGCAACCATTACCAGCTATGTTGGCAATGGCATAAAAAAGCTTATTGAACGTTGCTTGCCAGGCTCAAGCGAATCACTTCGTGAACAAGGCTTTAATTTTTTTGTAGAATTTTATGCAAATCATCTTGCCGATAACACATATCTTTATCCAGGCGTTTTAAACATTTTAAAAGAACTGAGACAGCTTAAGATGGCTGTTCTTAGCAACAAAGCACAACGGTTCACAGAAGAGATTATCCATAAGCTTGATATTGAAAATTATTTTAAGATTGTTATGGGCAGTAATCCTCATTTTCCCAAAAAACCTGCACCTGATTCAATAAATCACATAATTGAAACTTTGGACTGTTCAAAACAAAAAACAATTATAATTGGTGATACTAAAAATGATATTATAGCAGGAAAAGCTGCAAATATTCATACCTGTGCTGTCACTTACGGATTTCGCAGTAAAGAAAAACTGTTAAAATACAATCCAGATTTCATGATAGATTCAATTGTTGAACTTAACGATATTCTTGTGCCAAGTTTTTAACCGCCAAAATAGTTACTTCCAAAACCCAAATTATAAATGCTTTTTTCATTATTTGACCGCTAAATAAAAGTGTAAATTTGTGTTTAAATTTTGTAAAATTGGAATTAATCAAAAAATAGCTATAAGAAGGAAATACCGATGACCGTTACAGAAATACAACAGCTTCAGGAAATGGCCAAAACAATTCGCGGCCTCTCAATAGATGGAATACAAAAAGCAAATTCAGGCCATCCGGGCTTACCTATGGGAATGGCTGACGCTGCATCAGTTTTATGGATGAAGCACTTAAAACACAATCCAAATGATCCAAAATGGATTGACCGGGATCGTTTTGTATTATCTGCCGGGCATGGTAGTATGTTAATTTATAGCCTTCTTCACCTCACGGGATATGACCTTTCTCTTGATGAACTAAAGAATTTCCGCCAGTGGGACAGTAAAACGCCGGGTCACCCGGAATATGGGCACACAGCAGGTATTGAAACAACAACCGGTCCACTTGGCCAAGGTGTCGCAAATGGTGTTGGTATGGCCATTGCAGAAAAAAGGCTTGCTGCACATTTCAACAAAAGTAATGAGACGATTGTTGATCACTATACTTATGTAATAGCTGGAGACGGCTGCATGATGGAAGGCATTTCGCATGAAGCTTGTTCTCTTGCAGGCCACCTAAAACTTGGAAAACTTATTTTACTTTATGACGACAATAATATCAGCATTGACGGTCCAACTGAACTCTCTTTTAGTG containing:
- a CDS encoding HAD-IA family hydrolase — encoded protein: MTEKLKIELIIFDLDGTLAETRQDIADAANYMLAQLKLPTLPEATITSYVGNGIKKLIERCLPGSSESLREQGFNFFVEFYANHLADNTYLYPGVLNILKELRQLKMAVLSNKAQRFTEEIIHKLDIENYFKIVMGSNPHFPKKPAPDSINHIIETLDCSKQKTIIIGDTKNDIIAGKAANIHTCAVTYGFRSKEKLLKYNPDFMIDSIVELNDILVPSF